Part of the Candidatus Methylacidiphilales bacterium genome, AGGCTGCCCTGGGCCAGTTTGGCCGAGGCTCCGGCTGTCAATTGTTCGGTTCCGACGGTGACCGTGCCGATCATGCCGGACTGGAACTGTGTGGTGGCGGCCGCCCCTTCGGAAATGACCGTCAGTACCGCGTCCTCGGTGAGTTTGACGTTCTGGTCCAGGACCTTCAGTTCAAGGGACTGGGGTTTTTCCGGATCAGGGTAAATGATGATGTTGGTCCGACCACGCAAGTCTTTGCCGTAGGAAACCTTGAAGATCTGCTTGTCCGCATTGATCTGTCGTCCGATGGTTCCTGCGGGCAACTTGGCCGAGGTGCCGTCGGCGGCGGTGATTTCCAATTCCTTGGTCTCTGTGACCTTGAGTTCGGGCACGGCGAATAGCCCGCATACCGGAAGGTTTAGGAAAGCCAGAAGTAAAATGAAAAGTCGGGTGCGTGGGATCATGGCACAATAGGGGATTTAGTTCAGTATGGGACCGCATCAAGGGCCGTCAAGTCGGCATTGCTAAGTCACGCAATTTTAACATGTTCCATAGGATGTTCCGGCCACAGTGTTCCATTTGTCGGACTCCCCGGAAAACTCCGGCTTTCCTGCCGTTGTCAGACCGGGCCATAAATGCTTATCATCGGCCGCATGGAGGACCAACCGGCTGAATCGAAGTGGCGCATCCTGCTTGTCGCCTCCGAGGCCGCTCCTTATGCCAAGGCGGGTGGGTTGGGGGATGTGGTTTCCGGGCTGGCCAAGGCCCTTCACGAACGCGGCCACGATGTTCGCATCGTCATGCCCCTTTATCGGAGCATCGACCGGGCCCGGCATGGCATCGAATACGTCGGCAACCTCTGCACCCATTTTGGCCGCGGCGAGGAGTTGTGGTGTGGCGTTCATGAAGGTCTGCTGGACTCGCGTGTCCCGGTGGTTTTTCTCGATTACGGACGGTTCTTCGACCGTAGCGGCATTTACGACGATGGAGCCCGGGAGTACGGCGACAATGCCTACCGCTTCACTTTCCTGAGCAAGGCGGCCATGCAGTGGTGCAAGGACCGGGCTTGGATACCGGACGTCATCCATGTCCACGATTGGCAGACTGCCGTGCTGCCGGTTTTATTGCGCACTTGGGACCGCGTCCTTTCCCCCATGTCGCAAAGTGCGACCGTCCTGACCATTCACAACATCGGCTACCAGGGCGTCTATACGCCCGAGGTGATGGATTTCATGGGTCTGGGTCCGGAGCATTTCAACCCCGACACCTTCGAAGACCATGGCCGCCTGAACCTGCTCAAGGCCGGCATCCGCTACGCCGACGCCATCACCACGGTTTCTCCCACACATGCCCACGAACTCCTCGACACCATTGGAGGATGCGGACTGGCCCCCTATCTCGGACGACGCCAGGCAGATCTGCACGGGATCCTCAATGGGGCCGACTATGAACTTTGGAACCCGGCCGCTGACCCCATGATTGCCAAGCCCTTCGACGGGGGGCATCTGGAAGGAAAAGCGCTTTGTCGGAAGAATCTTCGCGACCATTTCGGGCTTGAGGACAACGGGACTCCTATCTTGGGCATTGTTTCCCGTCTGGTCGAGCAGAAGGGGATGGGGATCATGCGCGGGATGTTGGAGGCGGCGGTCCGGCATTGTGCGATCCAAGTGGTGGTGTTGGGCACGGGTGATCCGGCGGCCCACGCATTCTTCGACGATCTGGCCCGGCGCTATCCCGGACGGGTGGGTGTCCACATCGGCTTTTCCAACGAGCTCAGCCACCGCATCTACGCCGGCAGTGATTTCTTCTTCATGCCGTCCTTGTATGAGCCCTGTGGTCTCAGCCAGATGTATGCCATGAAGTACGGGTCCCTGCCCGTGGTGCGGGCGACGGGCGGGCTGGCCGACACCGTGCGGGACGGGCAGACCGGCCTGCTTTTCACCCAGCCCGACGCCGGTGATGCCTATCATGCGATCGAACGGATGGTGAGGCTCTGGTATGACCGCCCGGAGGAATACCGTCGGATGCAGGAAACCGCGATGGCTGTCCGTTTCACTTGGGAGCAATCGGTCCGGGAATACGAATCGGTCTATGCCGGGGTCATTTCCCGCTACCGTTGACGTGTTGCCCGCTCAGGGTGTCGGCGTCGGCGATTGGCCTTGGAGGACGCTCCAAGCTCCGACGAGGAAGGCGCCTCCGAGGACCAGGGCGGCGATGGCGAGGACCAGGCAGCCGTAAACCAAGGGATCAAGGCCTTTGACGGTCGGTTTTTCGTTGGAGGGGAGGATTTCAGGGTTTTCGTCCATGATGGTCCGGTGCTGTCTATTCAAGGCGGAGGAGCGGATTCTTTCAATGCCAGAGCGAGCATCCGGCGGTGGGGGGAGGGAAGGGTCAGGTGCGATGCCTGGGCCGTCGCGAACCAACCGCCCGTGGCGGGCATCCGCGACTTCATTCTGGGGCGACAGCGCACCACCGTGGCGCGGATGCGGTGGGTGGTGATGGCGATGTTCAGGGACCCGCACTTTTCACCCTCCTCCATCCAACTGCCGTCCCACTCCGGCAAGCGGTGCAAGCCCTTCCATAAACCCGGACTTTCCGGCCGGAGAAGCCAGACTTTACCGGCCCGGGTGACCAGGGCAAAGCTCCGTTCGGACCGCAGGGCGGGGGTTTTCTTTTTTACCGGGTAGCGGTGCGGGTCGTCCGCACGACAGATTTTTTGCAAGGGACAGATCAGGCAGCGCGGATTCCGGGGAGTGCAGACGACGGCGCCCAGTTCCATCAAGGCCTGGTTGTGGTCGCCGCAGCCCGATTCGGGCAGCAGGGCCTCGGCCAGCTGCCACATCAACTTCTTCGTCGCGGGGTGGTCGGTGGGATCGGCCAGGGCGAAGATGCGGGCGAAGACCCGCTCGACATTGCCATCGACCAGCGCCGCCCGGGCCCCGAAGGCGATCGAGGCCACCGCTCCGGCCATGTAGGGACCGATGCCGGGGAGTTCACGCAGTCCGGTGGCTTCACGGGGCAGTCGGCCCAAGAGCGGGCCCGAGACTTCCCTGGCCAGCCTGTGGAGAAAACGCGCCCGCCGGTAGTAGCCCAAGCCCTCCCAGGCTTTCAATACCTCGGATTCCTCCGCCCCCGCCAGCGTCGCCCAGTCCGGGAACCGCTGCAGCCACCTCTCGTAATAGGGAATCACCGTGGACACCTGGGTTTGTTGCAGCATGTACTCCGAGACCACGATGGCGTAGGGATCTTGTGTGCGCCGCCAGGGCAGGTCTCGCCTCGCCCCCGCATACCAATCGCGCAATTTCCCGTGGAAGGCGCGCCGGATGGCTGGAGTGATGGTTTCGGACACGGAAACAAGCAATCACAGCAAAGGCGGAAGGAAAGCGGATTCCGGCAGAAAAGAGGTTGGAACCCGCCGCCACTCCCTTAGCCTGAGTCCAGCATGCCTGAACCGGCCTCGCACACCTACACCCTCCGCCCCGAGCAGGGAGCCGCCCTCAAACAGGTCCTGCAGGACAAGGGCTTCGAATTCTCCGCCCTGGCCTACGGCCACTTCTCGGCCAAACGCGGCAAATGCAGCGTGAACTATTACGAGAGCGGCAAGGTCACCATCCAGGGGAAGGATTGCCGGGAATTCATCGAGTTCACCTTCGAACCCTTCGTTCTTGGTGAAGCCCGCCTCGGCTACGAAGAGGAATTGCACCCCGACCGCTACGAACCCCACTTCGGCGTCGATGAGGCCGGCAAGGGCGACTTCTTTGGCCCTTTGGTCATCGCCGGGGCCTACGTCGACCGCGACCGGGCCCGGTGGTTGATCGAGATGGGCGTCAAGGACAGCAAGTCCGTCGGGTCGGACAAGAAGATCGCCGACCTGGCCAAGGGAATCCGGGAGATGCTGGGTCGCCGCTGCACGGTGGTGAAGATCGGGCCGGCCAAGTACAACGAGCTTTACGGGA contains:
- a CDS encoding glycogen synthase, producing the protein MLIIGRMEDQPAESKWRILLVASEAAPYAKAGGLGDVVSGLAKALHERGHDVRIVMPLYRSIDRARHGIEYVGNLCTHFGRGEELWCGVHEGLLDSRVPVVFLDYGRFFDRSGIYDDGAREYGDNAYRFTFLSKAAMQWCKDRAWIPDVIHVHDWQTAVLPVLLRTWDRVLSPMSQSATVLTIHNIGYQGVYTPEVMDFMGLGPEHFNPDTFEDHGRLNLLKAGIRYADAITTVSPTHAHELLDTIGGCGLAPYLGRRQADLHGILNGADYELWNPAADPMIAKPFDGGHLEGKALCRKNLRDHFGLEDNGTPILGIVSRLVEQKGMGIMRGMLEAAVRHCAIQVVVLGTGDPAAHAFFDDLARRYPGRVGVHIGFSNELSHRIYAGSDFFFMPSLYEPCGLSQMYAMKYGSLPVVRATGGLADTVRDGQTGLLFTQPDAGDAYHAIERMVRLWYDRPEEYRRMQETAMAVRFTWEQSVREYESVYAGVISRYR
- the mutY gene encoding A/G-specific adenine glycosylase — its product is MSETITPAIRRAFHGKLRDWYAGARRDLPWRRTQDPYAIVVSEYMLQQTQVSTVIPYYERWLQRFPDWATLAGAEESEVLKAWEGLGYYRRARFLHRLAREVSGPLLGRLPREATGLRELPGIGPYMAGAVASIAFGARAALVDGNVERVFARIFALADPTDHPATKKLMWQLAEALLPESGCGDHNQALMELGAVVCTPRNPRCLICPLQKICRADDPHRYPVKKKTPALRSERSFALVTRAGKVWLLRPESPGLWKGLHRLPEWDGSWMEEGEKCGSLNIAITTHRIRATVVRCRPRMKSRMPATGGWFATAQASHLTLPSPHRRMLALALKESAPPP
- the rnhC gene encoding ribonuclease HIII; this encodes MPEPASHTYTLRPEQGAALKQVLQDKGFEFSALAYGHFSAKRGKCSVNYYESGKVTIQGKDCREFIEFTFEPFVLGEARLGYEEELHPDRYEPHFGVDEAGKGDFFGPLVIAGAYVDRDRARWLIEMGVKDSKSVGSDKKIADLAKGIREMLGRRCTVVKIGPAKYNELYGKFRNLNRLLAWGHAQVIENLKTVVPACPRALSDQFANPKLIENQLKQKKIDIILDSRTKAESDPAVAAASILARDAFVSGLASLGTPWKVELLKGAGAGVKAQARELFQQHGDTALDVVCKKHFKTYAEITGQLPLGGPQD